One region of Thunnus albacares chromosome 20, fThuAlb1.1, whole genome shotgun sequence genomic DNA includes:
- the lgi1b gene encoding leucine-rich glioma-inactivated protein 1b isoform X1, with the protein MGYPGRTVRGWRGWKGWTLLVWVAAVSLILADGRRVRQPRCPSGCTCTKDNALCESVRSVPHTFPSDVVSLSFVKSGFNEITGGSFVHTPALQLLLFTANSFDLIDEDAFQGLPHLEYLFIENNKIASISPYAFRGLKALIHLSLAYNNLETLPKDVFKGMDALTKVDLRGNNLVCDCKLKWLVEWMHHTNATLDQIYCSGPPIHQGKKINDLLPHSFDCITAEFASYQSLKFESISVEAFTFGKDQYVVFAQPFAGTCSFLEWDHVEMTFRTYDTIESTSTVVCKPMVIDNHLFVIVAQLFGGSHIYKRDTSANKFIKIQDIDILKIRKPNDIETFMVDGESFFVIADSSKAGSTTVYKWNGNGFYSHQSLHPWFRDTDVEYLEISSKPHLILSSSSQRPVVYQWNRSQKQFDRRTDIPEMEDVFSVKHFQVKGDLFICLTRFIGDSKVMRWDGAMFKEVQTFPSRGSMVFQPVSIGNWQYAILGSDYSLTQVYQWDTKRGQFVPSQELNIQSPRAFSLVSIDDRVFLLASSFKGKTQIYEHLMIDLSN; encoded by the exons ATGGGATACCCGGGCAGAACAGTGAGGGGATGGAGAGGATGGAAAGGGTGGACGCTCCTGGTTTGGGTCGCCGCTGTCAGCTTGATCTTAGCGGACGGACGGAGAGTGAGGCAGCCCAGATGCCCCTCTGGATGTACCTGCACCAAAGATAATGCCCTGTGTGAGAGTGTCCGATCTGTGCCTCACACTTTCCCCTCCGACGTCGTTTCACT ATCTTTTGTCAAGTCTGGATTTAATGAAATCACTGGAGGAAGCTTTGTTCACACACCTGCCCTGCAACTGCT attGTTCACAGCAAATTCATTTGACCTAATTGATGAGGATGCGTTCCAAGGTTTACCACATCTTGAATATCT ATTTATTGAAAATAACAAGATTGCATCAATATCCCCATATGCCTTCCGGGGCCTTAAAGCACTGATACATCT GAGTCTGGCTTACAACAACCTTGAGACGCTACCCAAAGATGTTTTCAAAGGCATGGACGCTTTGACTAAAGT AGATCTGCGAGGCAACAACCTGGTATGTGACTGTAAGCTCAAGTGGCTGGTGGAGTGGATGCACCACACCAACGCCACCCTGGACCAGATCTACTGCAGTGGGCCACCTATTCACCAGGGGAAGAAAATCAACGACCTGCTGCCACATTCTTTTGACTGCATCACAGCAG AGTTTGCCTCCTATCAGTCGCTGAAGTTTGAGTCTATTTCGGTGGAGGCCTTCACCTTTGGTAAAGATCAGTATGTTGTGTTTGCCCAACCGTTTGCTGGAACATGCAGCTTCCTGGAATGGGATCACGTTGAGATGACCTTCAGAACCTACGACACCATTGAAA GCACCTCTACTGTGGTCTGCAAGCCCATGGTGATTGACAACCACCTCTTTGTCATTGTGGCCCAGTTGTTTGGCGGCTCCCACATTTACAAACGTGACACCTCCGCCAACAAGTTCATCAAGATCCAGGACATCGACATCCTGAAGATTCGCAAACCCAATGACATCGAGACCTTCATGGTCGACGGAGAGTCATTCTTTGTCATCGCCGACAGCTCTAAG GCCGGCTCCACAACAGTGTACAAATGGAACGGCAATGGGTTCTACTCCCACCAGTCACTCCACCCATGGTTCCGGGACACAGATGTTGAATATTTGGAGATCTCCAGCAAACCCCACCTGATCTTGTCCAGCAGCTCCCAGAGGCCAGTTGTGTACCAGTGGAACAGGAGCCAGAAACAGTTTGACCGCAGAACTGACATACCAGAGATGGAGGACGTCTTCTCCGTCAAACACTTTCAGGTTAAAG GTGACCTGTTTATATGCTTGACAAGATTCATCGGGGACTCCAAGGTGATGCGCTGGGATGGTGCCATGTTCAAAGAGGTCCAGACATTTCCTTCCCGTGGCTCAATGGTGTTCCAGCCCGTCTCCATCGGCAACTGGCAGTATGCCATCTTGGGCAGCGATTATTCACTGACGCAGGTCTACCAATGGGACACCAAGAGGGGCCAGTTTGTCCCATCTCAGGAGCTGAATATCCAGTCGCCTCGAGCATTTTCTCTGGTATCTATTGACGACCGGGTGTTCCTGCTTGCATCCAGCTTCAAGGGAAAAACTCAGATATATGAGCACCTCATGATAGATCTGAGTAATTAA
- the lgi1b gene encoding leucine-rich glioma-inactivated protein 1b isoform X2, whose product MDALTKVDLRGNNLVCDCKLKWLVEWMHHTNATLDQIYCSGPPIHQGKKINDLLPHSFDCITAEFASYQSLKFESISVEAFTFGKDQYVVFAQPFAGTCSFLEWDHVEMTFRTYDTIESTSTVVCKPMVIDNHLFVIVAQLFGGSHIYKRDTSANKFIKIQDIDILKIRKPNDIETFMVDGESFFVIADSSKAGSTTVYKWNGNGFYSHQSLHPWFRDTDVEYLEISSKPHLILSSSSQRPVVYQWNRSQKQFDRRTDIPEMEDVFSVKHFQVKGDLFICLTRFIGDSKVMRWDGAMFKEVQTFPSRGSMVFQPVSIGNWQYAILGSDYSLTQVYQWDTKRGQFVPSQELNIQSPRAFSLVSIDDRVFLLASSFKGKTQIYEHLMIDLSN is encoded by the exons ATGGACGCTTTGACTAAAGT AGATCTGCGAGGCAACAACCTGGTATGTGACTGTAAGCTCAAGTGGCTGGTGGAGTGGATGCACCACACCAACGCCACCCTGGACCAGATCTACTGCAGTGGGCCACCTATTCACCAGGGGAAGAAAATCAACGACCTGCTGCCACATTCTTTTGACTGCATCACAGCAG AGTTTGCCTCCTATCAGTCGCTGAAGTTTGAGTCTATTTCGGTGGAGGCCTTCACCTTTGGTAAAGATCAGTATGTTGTGTTTGCCCAACCGTTTGCTGGAACATGCAGCTTCCTGGAATGGGATCACGTTGAGATGACCTTCAGAACCTACGACACCATTGAAA GCACCTCTACTGTGGTCTGCAAGCCCATGGTGATTGACAACCACCTCTTTGTCATTGTGGCCCAGTTGTTTGGCGGCTCCCACATTTACAAACGTGACACCTCCGCCAACAAGTTCATCAAGATCCAGGACATCGACATCCTGAAGATTCGCAAACCCAATGACATCGAGACCTTCATGGTCGACGGAGAGTCATTCTTTGTCATCGCCGACAGCTCTAAG GCCGGCTCCACAACAGTGTACAAATGGAACGGCAATGGGTTCTACTCCCACCAGTCACTCCACCCATGGTTCCGGGACACAGATGTTGAATATTTGGAGATCTCCAGCAAACCCCACCTGATCTTGTCCAGCAGCTCCCAGAGGCCAGTTGTGTACCAGTGGAACAGGAGCCAGAAACAGTTTGACCGCAGAACTGACATACCAGAGATGGAGGACGTCTTCTCCGTCAAACACTTTCAGGTTAAAG GTGACCTGTTTATATGCTTGACAAGATTCATCGGGGACTCCAAGGTGATGCGCTGGGATGGTGCCATGTTCAAAGAGGTCCAGACATTTCCTTCCCGTGGCTCAATGGTGTTCCAGCCCGTCTCCATCGGCAACTGGCAGTATGCCATCTTGGGCAGCGATTATTCACTGACGCAGGTCTACCAATGGGACACCAAGAGGGGCCAGTTTGTCCCATCTCAGGAGCTGAATATCCAGTCGCCTCGAGCATTTTCTCTGGTATCTATTGACGACCGGGTGTTCCTGCTTGCATCCAGCTTCAAGGGAAAAACTCAGATATATGAGCACCTCATGATAGATCTGAGTAATTAA
- the fra10ac1 gene encoding protein FRA10AC1 isoform X2 has translation MDSLVKVHGGGGGYDSDFSDDDGQGESSERGLKRKHEEEILQKPFKKGRYSQAAHRSFHSSELDREEARNRRAHLISMNAFERHKKFVGDYILYYGGQMADFKRSASKDKTDVDVLRENHRFLWRDEDEDDMTWEKELAKKYYDKLFKEYCIADLSRYKENKFGFRWRTENEVVSGKGLCPECSFKLNYHHKRKEVKAKTRTKGVSEENQEPSDKKKKKKKRKRSSSHSKKHKHKDKHKRHRAQSTSSNSSVESRDSDKDSEVGDEPEGQSEADHWRGPAPAVEEKSREEEFDEYFEDMFL, from the exons ATGGATAGTCTTGTGAAG GTGCATGGAGGTGGCGGCGGCTATGACTCCGATTTCAGTGATGACGACGGACAAGGAGAGTCCTCAGAGAGAGGACTTAAAAG GAAACATGAGGAGGAAATCTTACAGAAGCCATTTAAAAAAGGTCGGTATTCCCAGGCGGCTCACCGGAGTTTTCACTCCAGTGAACTGGACAG AGAGGAAGCCAGGAACAGAAGAGCCCATCTGATATCGATGAATGCT TTTGAGCGACATAAGAAGTTTGTCGGTGACTACATACTTTATTATGGAGGACAGATGGCCGACTTCAAACGTTCTGC ATCCAAAGACAAAACGGATGTGGATGTGCTGCGTGAGAATCATCGCTTCCTCTGGagggatgaggatgaggatgacaTGACATG GGAGAAAGAATTGGCCAAGAAGTATTACGACAAACTGTTTAAAGAGTACTGCATAGCTGACCTCAGCAGATACAAGGAAAACAAG TTTGGATTTCGTTGGCGGACTGAAAATGAAGTCGTCTCCGGCAAAG GACTATGCCCTGAATGCTCGTTCAAACTCAATTACCACCACAA GAGAAAGGAGGTGAAGGCAAAGACAAGGACTAAAGGGGTTTCAGAGGAGAACCAGGAGCCAtcagacaagaaaaagaagaagaagaagaggaagagatcaTCCTCACATTCCaagaagcacaaacacaaagacaaacataagAGGCACAGGG CTCAATCCACCTCTTCCAACAGCTCGGTGGAGTCGCGGGACTCGGACAAAG ACTCCGAGGTTGGGGATGAGCCAGAGGGCCAATCAGAAGCTGACCACTGGCGAGGGCCCGCCCCTGCGGTCGAGGAAAAGTCAAG GGAGGAGGAGTTTGATGAGTACTTTGAAGACATGTTTCTTTGA
- the fra10ac1 gene encoding protein FRA10AC1 isoform X1, producing the protein MDSLVKVHGGGGGYDSDFSDDDGQGESSERGLKRKHEEEILQKPFKKGRYSQAAHRSFHSSELDREEARNRRAHLISMNAFERHKKFVGDYILYYGGQMADFKRSASKDKTDVDVLRENHRFLWRDEDEDDMTWEKELAKKYYDKLFKEYCIADLSRYKENKFGFRWRTENEVVSGKGQFQCGNKRCEKQEGLKSWEVNFAYVEQGEKRNALVKLRLCPECSFKLNYHHKRKEVKAKTRTKGVSEENQEPSDKKKKKKKRKRSSSHSKKHKHKDKHKRHRAQSTSSNSSVESRDSDKDSEVGDEPEGQSEADHWRGPAPAVEEKSREEEFDEYFEDMFL; encoded by the exons ATGGATAGTCTTGTGAAG GTGCATGGAGGTGGCGGCGGCTATGACTCCGATTTCAGTGATGACGACGGACAAGGAGAGTCCTCAGAGAGAGGACTTAAAAG GAAACATGAGGAGGAAATCTTACAGAAGCCATTTAAAAAAGGTCGGTATTCCCAGGCGGCTCACCGGAGTTTTCACTCCAGTGAACTGGACAG AGAGGAAGCCAGGAACAGAAGAGCCCATCTGATATCGATGAATGCT TTTGAGCGACATAAGAAGTTTGTCGGTGACTACATACTTTATTATGGAGGACAGATGGCCGACTTCAAACGTTCTGC ATCCAAAGACAAAACGGATGTGGATGTGCTGCGTGAGAATCATCGCTTCCTCTGGagggatgaggatgaggatgacaTGACATG GGAGAAAGAATTGGCCAAGAAGTATTACGACAAACTGTTTAAAGAGTACTGCATAGCTGACCTCAGCAGATACAAGGAAAACAAG TTTGGATTTCGTTGGCGGACTGAAAATGAAGTCGTCTCCGGCAAAG GTCAATTCCAGTGTGGAAACAAACGCTGTGAGAAGCAGGAAGGCCTAAAAAGCTGGGAAGTGAATTTTGCCTATGTAGAACAGGGCGAGAAGAGAAACGCATTGGTCAAACTCA GACTATGCCCTGAATGCTCGTTCAAACTCAATTACCACCACAA GAGAAAGGAGGTGAAGGCAAAGACAAGGACTAAAGGGGTTTCAGAGGAGAACCAGGAGCCAtcagacaagaaaaagaagaagaagaagaggaagagatcaTCCTCACATTCCaagaagcacaaacacaaagacaaacataagAGGCACAGGG CTCAATCCACCTCTTCCAACAGCTCGGTGGAGTCGCGGGACTCGGACAAAG ACTCCGAGGTTGGGGATGAGCCAGAGGGCCAATCAGAAGCTGACCACTGGCGAGGGCCCGCCCCTGCGGTCGAGGAAAAGTCAAG GGAGGAGGAGTTTGATGAGTACTTTGAAGACATGTTTCTTTGA